The Artemia franciscana chromosome 21, ASM3288406v1, whole genome shotgun sequence genome includes the window GGATTAATCTTcgatatatatcaaaataagttgtctgtctgtggatctgtggatcaggtgacgtcatgtttctgtgtcggctgacgtcatcttttcgactgacgaaattacagaccgggacatcgggacacaaatgacgaccgggacaccggcacatctatatatataaaaataagttgtctgtctgtctgtctgtggatcaggtgacgtcatgtttctgtgtcgactgacgtcatgaaattagttgtcgtcatttttgctatgacggtgacgtcattaatgttatttaagacatgcgttcacggaaaaatgtttaattgtaaaatgactgaagagcctacaatggcaGCAGCCGAGGATGCcgcgaagcgagttgtgtgtatgcatgtttgtttgtttgtaaaaagagcgttgcatatgacgtcattattagtacataaggctttgtatatgcacagacatataaatataaatgctatttatatgcacagacaatgggacagcgaagaatgttgtatattcgcatgttttacgtagttaaaaatatatatttatatctatctctattcacaggtgggacacagggacacagctacaatggcgcgtaactaatatggcgcgtaacgacttacgcgcgcggggggggcttgggagggcgcgaagcgccccaccaactaggtgttggggtggcgcgaagcgccaccccaacagctagtagactatactttaaataaaaatcaacttgGTGGAAGTTATGAAAAAATTGAGAACCATGGTTGATtacaataaattaattaattagaatttttctggattttaatACTTGACAGCATTGCTTTCACTTCTgactttcttgttttttttttagaaaatatgtgTTATTACCTTGAATAATTTAACTAATAAATTGAGAACCATGGTTGAttacaataaattaaataattagaatttttctggattttaatGCTTGACAGCATTGCTTTCACTTCTagctttcttgttttttaagaaaatatgtgTTATTACCTTGAATAATTTAACTGATAGTTAAGTGTAAAGACAGACAAACGGATTAATAGACtgtattttaaataagaatCAACTTGGTGGAAGCTATGAAAAAATTGAGAACCATGGCTGATtagaataaattaattaattcgaATTAATCTGGATTTTAATACTCGACAGTGTTGCTTtcacttctaatttttttttgttttttttttagaaaatatgtgTTATTACTTTGAATAATTTAACTGATGGCTAAGTGCAAAGACATGCAAACGGATTAATAGAcactatattttaaataaaaatcaacttggtggaagttatgaaaaaattgagaaccatggttaattagaataaattaattgattagaattttccttcattttaaTACTCGACAGCATTGCTTtcacttctaatttttttgttttttagaaaatatgtgTTAATTAGAATAAATCCAAAACAGATAATCtctgtgagaggcaaagctggcataacctTCTAAGAATTGTATAAAAGTGgttcatttcacttgttgatagataatcTAAGGCAGAACTAAGGCAGATAGGCATTGAGTAAGGGAAAATCAAATAGTCTATCAGTCCAGGGAGCCACTTGAAAGGGATTGATGGCCAATGTCCAAAAAATGACTCGAAGTATTATGACTGACCATATCTACAGGACTTGTAGGTAATTGGACAAGTGAGATTGTTCGTGTTATATGAGCTTAACCTGGTGTGAAAGCCCACTGGAATTACAATGGAAATgaccaaaatttttgttttgactcATGACTGACAATGTCCATTGGACTTGTAGGCAGAATGGGGGACTGAAGTCGCCTGGGCTTGCAAGTGAAAAAGTGACGTAAGCCTAATTGGCCCACCCGCCTAGAGTATCGAGGGGCGGAGTTTTAGGATTTATACATGACCAATAAGCCCCCTGGACTCGTAGGCGAACGGGGCAACCTATATGGTACTTTCTGTTTGGGTGAACGGTGCAGGTAGGAATGCCAATGCCATGTCTGTCATGCCATCCTTGTGTCCTTAAGGTTACTCTTTACTCCAAAACCTAATGAGAATAAAAACTAAGGTCGTTTCTGGATACAAGTTGCAATCAGCTTAATTTATTATTCCCTAGTCAAATTCTACAGGTGCAATACTCCTCTATTATTTTACTCTTTATAGTTGTGGGGATAAAATTAAAGgccttttttacatttaatttaacTATGGGAATATAATACTGTATCCTTGTGCAGTATTGTATGggaatataattaatataaggCTATAGTGTATCTTTTGCTTGTAGTTTTTATTCTTGTAAAAAATCATTCATATGAAATAACCGAAGAATAAATTTAGTTGAGTTTCCTCGTTTCATTTGAATCAGCCCAGTATTTGGCTTAATTGGATGTTACCTGGTTTCGACAAAAATACATGACTTGAATGCTtgttttttgttcagttttctaTTTATTCCGATTTTTCAGCTTATCATCATGATCTTCGTGCGTAAGAGTCTTGATAATTTCTATACAAAAGACGAATTACGGGCCATAGACGCCGTCATACCCCCATTTAAGCAAAAGAAAGATAGAAAGAGTATGGACTTCGAAGAACCTATGAATACGCCCGATGCAAAATCTAAAGcgaaaatgaatatttcagaaGAACTTAACAAAAGTGGTGTATGGACTCATCTTACGCAAGGAGTGTAAGTGTTAAtccagttttattttatatctggGACCTCCTAGGTATCCAGAACCTCCAAACTTGGTCTTGGATTCTAAAGACATAAACTATTTTTTCGTCTAGTCAACATGATGCTCACTCTTGATAGTACAAGGAAcggtgaaaatgaaatctagtTGTTCGAATTGATTCAACAAAAGCTTTCACAaccatatatatttttagttaagACCTCGTATTTAGTTACGCAGGTTTTGGTAACAATGGGt containing:
- the LOC136041114 gene encoding uncharacterized protein LOC136041114, with product MIFVRKSLDNFYTKDELRAIDAVIPPFKQKKDRKSMDFEEPMNTPDAKSKAKMNISEELNKSGVWTHLTQGVDNLRSRNGQFQLVPTQEPKMGSGTYTAL